The genomic segment GCTGTGCCAGGCACCAGTTCGACGTGCCGTCGGGCGAATCGCCATCGACGACGATCAGCCGGTACGGCGCGGCGACCGTCGCACGGACGGCTTCGATCGCGCGCCGAAGGTGCGGTAGCCGGTTGTAGGAAGCGATCACGATATCGAGAAGCGGAGCGTGGGTGTTCATAATAGCGTTATCGACGCGATGGGGGATTCCGGCGGCGATCGGCAGCCGGGTCGGTCGATAACAGAACGTGAGAATCTCGCGCGGGCGCAGAACATGCGCGAATCGACCACCGGAGCCCACCGTGTGACACCGCCGCTTCAAGCTTCTGTGACGGTACGAAGTCAGGAATACGCCCTGCTGAACGAGGCGCTGGCGGCGCTGCCGGCGCAGCCCGACGCAGTGCATCAGGCAGTGTTATCGTTCGCCCGGATCGGGCTTTACGGCCCGGTCCGCGACCTGATCACCGACGCACGATGGGGCTTGTTGCGGCGCGACGAGTATCGCGCCTTGTTGAAGCGGCTCGAACATGCACCGACCGGCCGCATCGAATGGAGCAGCCTGACGCGACGGTTTGAGAACAACAGCCGCAGACTTCTGACCGCACGTCCACACCTGGCTGCCTGGGAGCAGAATTGGCGCAAACTACCCGAGCGAGCGGCGTTGTATCGCTCGCTGGATGGGAATCACCATTTGCTGATGCGCGGCGAAGACGGCGTCCCGCACGGCCGGGCGCCGCTGCTGGACGTGCGCGGGGTGCTGGATGGTTTGAAACTGCCGCATGGAGCGCACGCGCACACCTGCCCGCCCTATGCGCTGTGTGATGATCGGTTCGGTGCGTTGCTGTCACGCGTTTTCGATCTGACGCGTCGGATGCTTCACGGGTTCGCGCCGCGCTTGTACGCCCTCGAGCACGACGAGGAGGCGCTGGGCGCCGCGTTGTATCTTCTTGAGGACATCGAGCCGCTTTGCCACGAACGCGTCGAGCTGCTGATCGGGCCGGATTGCGTCGAGCGATTGCAGGCACTGCTCGACGCCGCGCCCGAGCGTGATCTGCCGCGACACGTCCTGGGATTTCCCGCGACGGGTGATTTGCAAGCGCGCGTGCTGGCTGCCGTGGAGAATCTCACCGCGCGCCGCGCGGCCGCTGCCACGTCGCACATGGGCGCCGCGCGACAGTGGTATGCCAACCATACGACACTCTACTGGAGCGAGCGCTTCGCCCGCCCACGGCGTGAGCCGCTGCGCGTCCTGGGCCTGACCAGCCGCTTCACGACCGTGCTGCAATACGCCATGCGCGATCTCCGCGCGGCCTTCGAGCGCAGGGGGCATCGGTTTCACACCCTCATCGAGCCGACCGATCACGACCTGCTGACCCCGCTCGAAGTGACGCGAACGATCAATGAATTCCGGCCTGATCTCGTCATCGCCATCGACCATACCCGCGCTGGGCAGAACGGCCTCATCCCGGATCGCGTGCCGTTTGTCTGCTGGGTGCAGGATCTGCTGCCGCACTTGATGACGCCGCGCGCCGGTGAATCGATGAACGATCTGGAGTTCTTCATCGCGCCCGAGTTGCACCAGTTTGTTACGACGTATCGCTATCCGGCGGAGCGCGGCCTGGCCTGGACGCTGGCAACGGATGCGGCGTTGTATTCGGCCGATCCGCTGCCCGAGATCGATCTCGCTCCGCACCGCTGCGACGTGTCGTATGTGTCCAATCAATCGCAGACGCCGGAGGCGTTTGTCGCCGACTACCTCGCGCGCTCGATGAATCACGACAAGGGGCGCGTATTGTGCGAATGGCTGTGGCGGCGTATTGAGTCGCAGGTGCGCGGCGGAGCATCCCCTCCTTCGGCGACGCTCCTGCTGCCCGAAGCGCGCGAGGCGACGGGAATCGCGCCGAGCGACGCGGCGGCGGCAGATCTGCTGTCGCGCACGTTCATTCATCCGCTAAGCGAACTCATTTTCCGGCAATCGACGCTCGAGTGGGTCGCGGCGTATTGCGAGCAAACCGGGCGAACGCTGCGTCTGTACGGACTGGGTTGGGAATCCCATCCGCGATTGGGTCGTTACGCCTGCGGCGTCGCACGGAACGGTGTAATGCTGCGCGCGGTGTACCAGGCATCGCGCGTCAATCTCCAGGTAATCGGCTCCGGCGCGGTGCATCAGCGTCTGCTCGACGGATTGGCCGCCGGGGGATTCTTCCTGATTCGTTCTTGCCCGCTGGATCACCTGCATGAACCGGTGACGGCGTTGCTCGACGAAGTAGATCGCCTGGGTCTATCAGGTGATGCAACGTTCTCGCCATCGGATCATCCGGTACTTGCTGCGGCCCTCGCCACAACGCGGTATTTGCGCGGCCTGGCGCCGCTTCCCCCGGGCGGCGATTCCAAACCGCCGGACGTTATGCGAATCACGTCGGACGAGTTGGCCTACTATCGCGATTTGGCCTCGTCGGGCTACCGCCGGGTGGCGGGCGCAGTTTTTGCGGATTACGCGTCGGTGAGTTTTTCCAGCCGCGAGGAACTGCGCGCGCGGCTGGATCGCTATCTGGAATGCCCGCAGTCCCGCGCGCCGGTCGCGGCGCGCATGCGCGAGGTTGTCTTGCAGCGCTTCACCTACGACAGTCTGATTGATGCATTACTAGACAAGCTCGCGCGGCATTTTCGCACGGATTGAAACCGCTTGAAGCGCTGCTTCCGGTCCATCAAGTCACCCCCATTTTCTCCCGATAACTACAGTGAATTACACACGTTACAGAGGCCGGTGCAACGTGCGCCGGGGCGAGGTCGGATGATGACGGGAAAAGTTCTGGGGCTGGTGACGGCGCGGGGCGGTTCCAAGGGGCTGATCGACAAGAACATTCGGCCGCTGGCGGGCAGGCCGCTGATCGCATGGACGCTGGCGGCGGCGCACGAATCGACGGGGAGCGGTCCCGGATGCCTGGACCGCGTCGTCGTTTCCACGGACAGCGAGCGGATCGCTGACATCTGTCGTCAACACGGCGCGGAAACGCCGTTCTGCCGACCGGCGGACCTGGCGCGCGACGATTCCCCTCACATCGACGTCGTGCTGCACGCCCTGGAATGGCTGCGCCGGCACGAGAGTTATGTTCCGGAATGGGTCATGCTGCTTCAGCCCACGTCGCCCTTCCGCACGGCTGCGGACATTCGTGAGTCGATTGAACTCGCGAACTCGCGCGGCGCGCCGGCCGTGGTCAGTGTGTGCGAGACGCATGCGCATCCGTACCTGGCGCGATCGCTGGGATCCGACGGGGCGATGACGGCCTTCATTCAGTGCCCGATCGGGTACGCACGGCGACAGGACCTGCCGGCGGCTTATGCCCTCAACGGCGCGATTTACCTCGTACGCCGCGAGATACTTTGCAGCAAGAAGACACTCGAACCACCGGGCGCGATCGGTTACGTCATGCCGCCGGATCGGTCGCATCAGATCGATACGGCGTGGGACCTGCGGATCGCGGAATTCATCGCGCGTGACCGGATGGGAGCCGACGAGGAAGCGTACGTCGGAGCGGGACGCGGCGTGGTCGAACCGCCGCGACGCATTTCAGAAAAGTAACGGTCCGGCCCTGCGCGGCGCATGGACCGGGTCGCCTTCAACGGGAACCATGGAATGTCCTTGAACGATCTTCACGCCGTGCGCGAACTGCGACGCAGGCAATCCCACGTGTTCGACGCGCCGCCGCCCCGCCTCGCCCAGCCGCGCCGCGTGTTGATTTATTCAATGGATCCGTGGCAGATCGGCGTCTTCGAGCAATTCCTGCATCTGGCGCTGCACCGCCGCGGCCATCTGCCCGTCAGCGTCTACTACGACGGTCTTCTTCCGCTTTGCGCCTGGGAAAACGCGCAGGTCGCCGCGCCGGCCGCCGACGTGATCGCTCGCCGATTTGAATTCATGTACGACTGCTTCGGCATCGCCGCGCGCGGAATCCGCCGCTATCTTGACGGCGCGATCGCGCGCCGCCGCGCCGAGTCGATTGTCGCCGCGACGTCCGACAATGATCTAGCGAGCCTTGCGCACGAAGGAATCGCCGTGGGCCGGATCGCCCGGCGCGATCTGACCCAATACACGCTCGGCCTGTTCGATCCACAGTCGTGCGACGATTGGACGCTGCTTCGCCGCCACCTCGTTCACGCGATCATGAGCGTGGATCTCGCGCGGGCCGTGCTGGCGGCCGAGCGGCCCGACCTCGTCGTGCTGGTGAACGGCAAGAGCGTGATGTACTCGTACCTGTACGAAGTGTGCCGCGCCGCCGGCGTGCAGGTGACGACGTGGGAGGAAGGCGTCTATTTCAAAACGGGCATCATCCTCGCGAACAACGCGCGGGCGATTGACTTCCCGGTGGACGATGCCGTCTGGGATGCAGCGCGGCAGCGTCCGCTGTCGCAGGCCGAATCGGACGCCGTGGACGATTACTTCGCGCGCTGGCGCGGTCAGACGGCCACGACCTACACTTACTACGACGCCGAGGAGCGCGACTTCGCTCGCATTCGCGCGGCACTGGACCTCTCGCCGTCGGCCGTCCTCACGTCGATCTTCACGAACATCGTCTGGGACACCAACGCCCTCGACAAAGACGACGCGTTCAAGAACATGCTGGACTGGGTCTTCGTGACAATCGACCTGATCTCGCGGCAGCCTGGCGGCGTGCTGATCGTCCGCGCGCATCCCGGCGAGACGCGGCTGCCTTTCCAGACGCGCACGACGGTCCGCGCCCTGATCGAACAGCGCTACGGCGGCGTACCCTCACACGTGCGGGTCATCGACGGCGCATCGCAATTCAGCTCCTACGAGATCGCACGGCACAGCCGGCGGTGCGCCGTTTACACGTCCACGCTGGGGATTGAATTCGCACTGATGGGGCTGCAACCGCTTGTCTGCGGCCTGCCGTATTACGCGCGCAAGGGATTCACCAACGACGTGACGGACCGCGAACAGTACGCCCGCTGGCTGCTGACCGATCCCGCGCCGCAGGGCAGTGACCCGGTCCTGCTGCGCCGCTTCATGCACCTGGTGCTGTTCCGGCTCGTGAAGCAGCCGGAGTTTTTCGACGGCATTCACGGCTCGCCGCAGCAGCCGCGCATTCGGATCGAGTCGTTCGAAGGCTGGCCGGAGTCCATGCCGATCTTCAACCAAATCGTGGATGATCTTCTTGCGGGTGGCAGCTTCATTCATCTGGACGACGCCGTCCCCGCGGCGGGCCGCGCGGCGCCGCTTCACCCGATGACGCAGCGTGCGCTCGTGCCGAATCGCCGAACCTGCCAGATCGCCGAAGGAAGTGTGTTGACGACGTGACGACCTACCAACCGATGTTTCGCGATGGCAGCCTGGGACTGGCCGTGCAGCCCACGATCCTGATCTACGCGCTGTGGCGTTCGGGCACGCACTGGTTGAGCGAGATGGTGTCGGACCTGACCGGTCTGCCGAGCTTCTACCACGCCGGCGATGGCGCCTCTTACGCCGACGAGACGCTCGCGCAGATCAATCACTATCGCGAGAACACGGTGCTGATTCGCCACCTTTGCACGTCGCCGGATCGGCTGCTGCGGCACACCGAGGCGCTGGGGATCCCGGTGATCCTGCTTTTTCGCGACCCGCGTGACGTCATTGCGTCACAAGTCAGCATGCGAAAACACCGCGAGGGCTACCGGCCGGGACTGCCGCCCTTTCCCGACATGCCGCTCGACGCAATTCTAGACTGGGAATTGGCACAACACAGCGACGTGTACCAACGGCTGCTGCCGCGCTGGGCCAACGCGGCGCATCCGATGCTGCTGACGGTGCGCTATGAAGATCTCCTGCGTGACGTTCTGCGCGAGCTGGCGCGCGTCGCGGTGTTCCTGAACATGGAGATTTCACCGAGCGAGATTCGCCGCATCGCCGCGCGGCACGTCCTGCCGGGCCTGATGCCGGCTGCCGCCGACGGCCGCCCCGCTGAATCGGCTCGCCGCGGCGCAATCGGCGACCATCGACACCAATTTACGCTCGCCCAGCAGCGACGACTGACCCGCTTCCTGTGGGACGCGCTGGTGACGCTTGGTTACGAATGCGAGTCCAAGGATCAAGACGCAGGCTGACGCATGTCATTTTCGAAGGTGGCCGCGGAATTGAATCGACTGCGCCGGGCGAGCGTCCCGTCGCCCGGGCGCGCGTGCGGTCGCACCATGCGGTTTGACAAGCCGCTGCCGCCGGTGGCGACCGATTCCGAATCCAGCGCCGGCAACGACGCAACGCAAGTCGTCCATTTCGACGGCCTCACGATCCACTACGCCGACCGGCCCTCACTTGAGACGCAGGTGAAAGACATCCTCGAACAACGAATCTACGACTTCACGCCGCGCCGGTCCGATCCGTTCATCGTCGACGGCGGCGCGTCGATCGGCGTGGCGGCGCTCACGTGGAAGCGCGCGTTGCCGGCAGCGCGCGTCGTCTGCTTCGAGCCGGACCCGCTGGCGCTCGCCCTGCTGCGGCGCAACCTCGCGGCGAACGGCCACGACGATGTCAGGATCGTCGAAGCGGGATTGTCGGATCGCGACGGGACGGCCGCGTTTCGATCCGATGGCGCCGACGGCGGCCGATTGACGACCGATCCCACGACGCGGCGCTCTGGCACCGCCGCCATCACGACGACGCGTTTAAGCCGGTTCATCGACGGGCCGGTCGATCTACTCAAGCTGAACGTGGAGGGTCAGGAGTTGCCCGTGCTGCGTGAACTGGAGGCCGCGTCGAAACTGCAATACGTCGAACGCATTATTCTCGAGTACCACGGCTGGCCCGATTCGCCGCAGGGGCTGGGGCAGATTCTCGACATGCTGGCGCGGCACGGATTCCGTTATTTGGTTCACGATTTCGATCGTGCGACCAATCCCGCGTCGAAGCCACCGTTTCGCCTTCGCCGCGCGCCGTGGTTCTGCCTCGTGTACGCCGAGCGAACGAATGAGCCATCGCCGCGACGAAGCGTGCAATTCGGCGATCTGCGTCGCGTCACGCCGATCAGCCGGGTCTTCGGACTGGATCGCGGCACGCCGATTGATCGCTGCTACATCGAGCGGTTTCTCGCGTCGCAGGCGGGGGACATTCGCGGCTGCGTGCTGGAGGTCGCCGACGACGCCTACACGCGACGCTTCGGCGGCGAGCGCGTCACGCAGCGCGAGATTCTCTTCGCGCCGCCGGGACATCGCCGCGCGACGTACATCGCCGATCTCGGCGCGCCGCGCGCGCTGCCGGCCGACGCGTTTGACTGCATGATCCTGACGCAGACGCTGCACTGCATCTACGGTATCAAGACCGCCGTCGAGAACTGCCGCCGGGCGCTGCGGCCCGGCGGGGTCCTGCTCGCCACCCTGCCCGGCATCAGCCAGATCAGCCGCTACGACATGGACCGCTGGGGCGATTTCTGGCGGCTCACCACCGCTTCGGCCCGGCGGCTCTTCGCGGAAGCCTTCGGCGCATCGCGCGTGCAGCTAGGTGCGTACGGCAATGCCCTTGCGGCGACGGCCTTTCTGCACGGCCTGTGCGCCGAGGAACTCGAGCCGTTTGAACTCGATCACGTGGATCCAGACTACGAATTGCTGATTACCGTCCGTGCCGAGAAGGGGGCCTGATGGCCATCGTGCTGCTTTATCACCGGGTGGCGAAGCTGGCGGTCGATCCGCAACGGCTCGCGGTGACGCCCGAGCGATTTGACGAGCAGTTGACCGCGCTGCGCCGCATCGCGCGAATCGTGCCGCTGGATGAACTGGTTCGTGGCGTGCGCGATGGAGTCGTTCCGGATCGCGCCGTGGCGATCACGTTCGATGACGGTTATGCCGATAATCTGACACACGCCGCGCCGTTGCTACAAAAGCACGATGCCCCCGCGACCGTCTTCGTGACCGCGCGCGGAGAGCGGGTGCGGCACGAATTCTGGTGGGACGATCTCGAACGCCTGTTCCTGCATGACGCGCCGTTGCCGACCGCGCTCTCGCTCCGCGTCGACGGCCACGAACACACCTGGTCTTTGCCCGACATCAATCAATCGCCACGGGTCGATCCGGCGTGGAATGTCCTGTGTGACCGCCCGCCGAGACCGCGCGAGGCGATCTATCTGTTCCTGTCGAAGTTGTTGCGACCGCTTTGCGAAGTGCGCCGCCGGGCAGCACTGGATTCGCTTGCGGCGTGGGCACATCTGCCCGTCACAGGCCGGCCCAGCCATACCACCCTGACCGATGCCCAACTCAAACAATTGGCCGCGAGCGGCCTCATTGAAATCGGCGCGCACACGGTGACGCATCCAGTGCTTGCGAATCGGTCGCGCGATGAGCAACGATTCGAACTGGAAGAAAGTCGCCGGAGACTGGAAGCGATCATCGGCCGTCCGGTCACAACGTTCGCCTATCCGTTTGGCTGCCGAGAGGATTTCAACGAGGTGACGGTCGCCTTGTCGCGCGAGGCGGGATACGCCTGCGCCTGCGCGAACACGGGGCGCGAGCCATCCCCTCGTTCGATCGTCACAGCCTCAAGCGACTTGCATCGGCTGCCGCGTGCCATCGTGCGAAACGTCAGCGGCGATGAACTCACGCGACAACTGACGCAAGTTTGGGATCTGCCGCCGATCGACTCGGTGCGAAACACAACTCGTTCCGAGGCTCGCACAAGCGCCTTGCGCGATCGAAAGTCGTCGCGTTTCGAATCACGCTGCGCTGCGCCGTAAACCAGTCGCCGCAAGCAGGCCATGGAATCATGAACCAACGATCGCGGGATATCCTGCAAATCAGCACCGCCGACCGGCTCGGCGGGGCGGAGCGCATCGCGCTGAACCTGCATCGCGCCTATCGAGCGGCGGGTCGCGGCGCGACGCTGGCCGTTGGGCGGCGATACACCGACGAATCCGGCGTGATGGAAATTCGTCATGATGTCGCCGGTTCGGTGTGGCGACGAACGATGTGGCGGCTTCATCACACGATGCAGCCGTACTATGGCCGGTCCCTGATCGCGCGGCGACTCGCGCGCGCGTCGCACCAACTGGCTGCGCCGCAGGGCCGGCGCGACGACGCAACGGGCCTGGAGAACTTCGATTACCCGGGAATCTGGAATCTGTTGAATCGTCTGCCCGCGCCGCCGGACGTGATTCAATTGCACAACCTGCATGGAGGCTATTTCGACCTTCGCGCGCTGCCGATGCTTGCTTCCCGCGCGCCGCTCGTGCTCACGCTGCACGATGCGTGGCTGCTGGCCGGGCATTGCGCGCATTCGCTTGGTTGCGATCGCTGGCAGACCGGCTGCGGCGCCTGCCCCGATCTGACGATCTACCCGGCGATCCGGCGCGACGCCACGGCCGACAACTGGCGGCGGAAGCGTGACATCTTTTCGCAGTGCAAATTGAATCTTGCAACGCCGTCGCGCTGGTTGATGCGGCAGGTCGAGCGATCGATGCTGTGGCCGGCCATCTCCGAGGCGAGGGTGATTCCCAACGGTGTGGATACCGACGTGTTCACACCCGGCGACCGCGCGGCCGCGCGGACGGCGCTAGGCCTGCCGCATGACGCCCACGTGTTGCTCTTTGCGGGGCTGGGCGCGACGACCAATCGCTTCAAGGATGTCGCGATGCTGCGGGCGGCGGCGGAAAGGCTTGCCGCGATGCGAGCGGCCACCGCGAAGGAGGGGATCGTTGCGTCCTCGCCGCGGGCGATCCTGTTCATCGTCCTCGGCGAGCGAGGCACACTCAAGCCGATCGCAGGCGCAACGGTTCAGTGCGTCCCACCGGAGCATGATCCCGGCCGCGTTGCAAAGTGGTATCGCGCGGCGGACTTGTATGTTCACGCCGCGCACGCCGATACGTTTCCAAATACCGTACTGGAGGCGCAGGCCTGCGGAACGCCGGTTGTCGCGACCGCCGTTGGGGGGATTGTTGAGCAGGTGGAGTCGCTCACGGTTCTGCCGGGCATCGTGGGCAGCCCGGCGGAGCGCGCGACGGGGCTGCTGACGCCGCCGGGGGATGCTGAAGCAATGGCTCGAGGAATAAAAAAACTGCTAACCGACGACGTGCTTCGCCGCCGGTTAGCAGCCAATGGTGTGAAACAAGTCGCCTCGCGCTACCGGCTGGTCGACCAAGTCCATCATTACCTGGACTGGTTCGACGCGCTGGCAACCGGGCCATGGCACCACGCGACCCGCCCGCTCGGAGCGATCGCGCGTCGGAATCAGGCGAGATCCCCTGCCTGATTGCCAAACCCCTTAGCGGGCGGCGCTGCGGACGGTGTTGATCATCGCGTTCACGTTGCCGTTGAAGACGCGGGTCAGCATGTCCTTGACGAGCTTCTTGTGGACGACTTCGGGCTTGTCCTTGCACTTGTAGATGAAGGCCTTGCCGACGGGGCCCTTCTCGCGGGTGACGTAGTTCTTGTGCTCGAGGCGCGTCAGCAGCGTCACAACCGAACCGTGCGCCATCGGGCGATACTTGAGCATCATCTGGCGGATCTGGCGCGCCGTCGTCGGACCTTGCTTCCAGATGCAGGCCAGCACGTCCAGCTCGGCAGGCGGCAACGTTCCCTTTGCGTTCGAAGATTTCTTCCTAGCCATGTGTTTACTACCCTCTCTGGTTGGTGTGGAACGGAAACACGGGATCGAATTCCTAGGATCCCCGACGGCGCGCCTTTTTGACACGCGTCGCTCGAAAGTCCACGTTTTTCTCTTTCGAGCAGGAAAGCATAAGGGATCAAACCAGACAAGGGAAGCGCTTCCGGCAAAAAATTTTTTCCGCGCGTCACAATCCAGTAAAACTAAGTAAAATCACGTGCGCCCCCCGGACGGAACGGGCTGTTTTGTTCGGGGCAAAATTCCCCATTATTGCCTATTCTGTCTTTCGTGTAATAATTCAAGCATTCGTCCCACAAGGCTCGTGCGGCGATCACACCCATTCATGACACGATCACACCGAAACGCAATCCTTACGGCGAGCGACGCACAATTACTGGCTCAATGCGAGGTCGATACCTATCGCGCCAGCGGACCGGGCGGACAAAAACGCAACAAGACCAGCTCGGCCGTCAGGCTCCGACACCTCGAAACTGGTCAATTGGTCATCGCCGAGGAAAGCCGCTCCCAGCACGACAATAAAGCTCGTGCATTACGAAGGTTAAGACTCGCACTGGCGCTCCGACTGCGTTGTGAAATATCGACCGATAACGCGTCGGATCATGTCAAATCGTTCCTGACTGCGGCCGGGCGAATCGAAATCAACCCGCGAAACGATCAATATGCCCTTGTTGTAGCCGATGTGCTCGATTTCGTAGCAGAAGCCAGCGGCCAGGTGCGCGAAGCAGCCCGGCAACTGGGGATGACAACCAGTCAGTTGTCGCGGTTTCTGGCCTCGGACGGGAAAATCCTGCACGCGGTGAACGAGCTTCGAAAGAAAGCCGGTCTGTCGCCGCTAAAACCTCCTGCGGATTAATCTCACACGTTGGCGTTTGCCGGAGTCAAAACCCCTCGGGCAGATTGAAATCCGCCAGGAATACCTGGCTGCGCCCGCTCGGGCCGCGCTGGCTCGTCCACATCAGCTTCGAACCGTCAGCATTGAAGACCGGCAAGCCGTCAAACCTCGCCCGATACGTCACACGCTGCTGCCGGCCCGTCTCGATATTGAGCAGGTACACCTCGTAATTGCGATGGCCGTGCAGGCTGGTTGTGAACACGATCGATCGGCCGTTGGGATGCCAGTACGGCGCCCAGTTGACGACGCTGCTGTGCCTGGTGAGTTGCCGCTCGCCGCTGCCGTCGGCATTGATGACAAAGAGCTGCAAATGATCGTCCTGCAAACGATCAGCGCGGAAGATGACGCGCTGGCCGTCGGGTGAGAAGAACGGTCCGCCGTCGTAGCCGGGTTTGTTCGTCAGTTGCCGCACGCCGGAGCCGTCGGCGTTCATGATGTACAAATCGGGATTCCCGCCGCGATCGGAGGTAAACACGATCTGCTTTCCGTCGGGTGAGTATGAACCTTCGGCGTCGTAGCCGACGGTGGTTGTAAGCTGTCGCGGGTTGTCGCCGTTCAGGTCGGCCGCGAGGATGTCCATGCCACCGGGCATGTTCCAGGTGTAATTGCTTCCGGTGCGGTGATAGAAGTTCGGATTCGGCAATGAGGGATTGAGGTAACTCGATGCGTAGAGGATGCCGCCGCCGTCAGGCCGGAAGTAGCCGCAGGTGCAGGCGCCTCCGGGCGGGCTGACGCGCCGAATCGTGTCGCGCTTCGCGGTGTATTGCTCCGTCAGTTCAAGCGTGTACATCTGATACTCGCTCTCGCCGGGCGGATACGATTGAAAAATAATGCGCCGGCCGTCGGGGGAAAAATAGGCTTCGCCCGAGTCG from the Planctomycetia bacterium genome contains:
- a CDS encoding PD40 domain-containing protein; translated protein: MRVLTVCILFLCVAAATGCGPAGYELIVDATPEAQWDEAESKILTNVRQLTDEKLNIGDSGEAYFSPDGRRIIFQSYPPGESEYQMYTLELTEQYTAKRDTIRRVSPPGGACTCGYFRPDGGGILYASSYLNPSLPNPNFYHRTGSNYTWNMPGGMDILAADLNGDNPRQLTTTVGYDAEGSYSPDGKQIVFTSDRGGNPDLYIMNADGSGVRQLTNKPGYDGGPFFSPDGQRVIFRADRLQDDHLQLFVINADGSGERQLTRHSSVVNWAPYWHPNGRSIVFTTSLHGHRNYEVYLLNIETGRQQRVTYRARFDGLPVFNADGSKLMWTSQRGPSGRSQVFLADFNLPEGF